The DNA region ATGCTGGTGTATCTCCAGGATCCGTCTTGTCTTTGGCACTGCGCTTGAAGGATATTTCCTCTTACATCCATATTTCTGCAGCTATTTTGATAGCTTCCTGGCGGCAGCCAATTACCGCCTCCGCCTTGGTTACATGTAAGCTGCCCGTTGTTGTTGTGAATAGGACCATCGCAGCTGCCGTAAAAGAGCACCGTATTTTGCCAAGTGCCGTCTTCTTTTCTGCACTTTGCCTCAAGCATATGACCTATTTTCACAAGATCTGTGCAGCTGTCCTTATAGTTACCCGGCGGATATTGCTGTGCCACGGTATCCGAAGGAAGAAATAGTGAAGCCAGTAATATAAGACTTAGTGCGCTTAATAAGAAAAATGAATAATTTAAGTTCATCATAATAAATCCTCCACTTAGATTTAAATACCTATTCATTATGATTGAATTTGCACCTATGAGTCAAGGGCAAGGTAGCATGAATTTTCTCTATCTGTATTCAAGGGTTATTCTTAAAATACTTTTTAGCGCTTTTAAGTACAAATTCTTGATGATATTGGATCTGCTCCATAGTGTAGCGCTCATCTTCCCCATACGGACATGCCAGTCTTGAGGCGCAAAAACTCTTACAAGTTGAATCTGAAATCCTATATTGCATACAACTGTGCCAATCCCATCCACTCTCGGAAATGACATGTATAGGGCAAGCCGAGATACACGGCTTATCACAAGTAGGGCAGGGGTTAAAACCTTGTAAAGGGCTATCGTATTCTTTAGGCTCAATATCGGTTATTAATGCTCCTCTCAGAGACATCCAAGATCCATATCTTGGATTCAGAAAGATACCAAGAAGGCTCTTAACACCTGCTCCCCCAAGCTCAGCAAGTTTTAAGAAGTTGAGTGAGAGGGCGTTTTCTCCAAAAGGATAGAACTCTTTAAAGGCCATATTATTCTCATCTAAGATCTGTCTAGCTCTTTTGAACTGTAAAACTGTATATTGATCAATTAGATCGGTATTCTTCTCTTTAAACGCAGGATTTTTTTCTAAATAGTCATTAAATATTGCCCAGAAACTCTTACCAGCAAAACCTACTAGTATTATAGATTTTGTATTTGGCAAAAAATTATCAACACAACCCTCTTGGTCTACGGCCTCATTATATTTAGCAGGGTCAATTGCTCTGACTAAATTAAATCCGCAGTTTGTAAAATGGTCTTTTATATTCTCTAGGACAGAGTTTTTGTCCATGGGCTATGATACTTGTCTGATTATATCGTTGTTTCGCTATTTTCTTCTATTGGCGGTATATTGGGCTCAATATTTTGCGTGATCTCATCTAATTCCTTTAAGGTCGGAAGGTCATTTAAGCTCTTAAGCCCG from Thermodesulfobacteriota bacterium includes:
- a CDS encoding CVNH domain-containing protein — translated: MMNLNYSFFLLSALSLILLASLFLPSDTVAQQYPPGNYKDSCTDLVKIGHMLEAKCRKEDGTWQNTVLFYGSCDGPIHNNNGQLTCNQGGGGNWLPPGSYQNSCRNMDVRGNILQAQCQRQDGSWRYTSIDYEDCYSDITNQNGRLQCGQRHHHNMVPRGSYKQTCRDIGMNGEILSAQCEKENGNWRWSSLNVEDCYGPVQNQNGRLVCQ